TTCAGCCATTCACtttcttgaattttctttttctccaaatTCTCGCTGGTCAATGCTGATGGTGAGACAACACCTCTCCACTCCACTCTCTATCAGGGATGTAAAATAACAGCCAAAATCAGTATTTGTGTCAGTATTCTTTTAGGAGAATctatatttgaaaaatcaatCTCCGGAAACTATCCAAATCTGTTTGAAAATGTCATATGCAATCCTGCCCCGTCCCTTTTTGCAAAAATCCCTCTCTGCCTACTCCCCCTCTTAATTTGCGACTCCCTTCTTACACACTCTAACACCATTAGATTAGATTAGATTAGAATCCCAATAAATTAGATGATGCTTAGAAACATCTCACTCTCAGTACTGCCTTACTatatacaaaccaaagaaatcaaaGACTATCCTGTATGGCTTAATTTGGTAGCGTATAAACTATAAAACAACACTACACATCATCTCTACTCTCAATTCCCACACCCCCAAGGGCTTGTTTGTTTCAAAAATCAGCCCTCAGTGGCCGGAGAACGTAGTTCCTCACCCGAGGTGTCAAGAAGAAAGCAAACACACTCCCATAGAAAGTAACCAGAGCACTCACCCAAAACACCACACCTGAAATCaatcccttctccctctctgcCTCGAACATCTCCCCTGACGCCACCGGGAAATTTCTCTCCGCCCGGCAACCTTTGCTATTCATATCATTCACACAGAGCTCCGGGTTTCCAAAGAACGCACGGGGGAATCTCTTCTCACTTGGAACCAACCCAGAGAGCCGATTATCAGAAAGATTCAACAGTTGCAGATTTCGCAGATCCAAAATGCTTGACGGAATTTGACCAGATATCCAATTATGCGATAAATCCAAGGTTTCTAAGTTCCACAGATTGCGAAGATTTGCCGGAATTTGACCCACAAGGAGGTTGTATGATAGGTTCAGGTACTGTAGTCCTTGCAATCCAAATAGCCCTGTCGGAATCTCGCCGCCTATTAGGTTGTCGGAAAAATCTATACCCACTTGGGACAAGAGTCTGTACTCAAAACCCAATTCGTGGTTTCCTTGAAGATTCACAGAAACCTTGATTTCGACGCTTCGTTGCAGAGGAGGCATTGTTCCACATTCGCCACTGTTGAAGTAAGAGCTAATGTTGAAATTCCCATCTGGGATGAAGCCCGAGAAGTTGTTGGATGACAAATCGATGAATTGAAGAGATTCAAACGGGAATAACCAGTTGGGTAGTGCGCCATTGAAGTTGTTATGAGCTAAAGAGAGGGATCTGAGATTGGACCACTTCAATATGGCCTCGTTTAGTGCTCCAGTGAGATTGTTAAAGCTTAAATCAACTATCTCAAGCGATTTACAACCAGCCAAGGTGAGTGGTATCTCTCCTGAGATCTTGTTGTTGCTGATATCCAAAATCTTCAAGCTGTCTAATGCGTCGAGTTCCGGCTGGATTTCGCCAGAGAGGTTGTTGCTGTTGAGCTTCAGTTGCAGAAGCTGAAAGCATCCAACAATGTTGAGAGGAATCGAACCCGAAAGCGAATTGAAAGACAAATCAATCGCTTGTAAGTAAGTCAGATTCCCAATTCTCACTGGAATCTCTCCCGTTAACAGATTGTGTGAAAGAAACAACGCTTGTAAGCTCTTCAACTCTGTAATACCCACTGGTATTTCACCTGAAAACCGATTGTAAGATAGATCAAGAAGTACAAGACCAGATTTTTCTGTTGTTGCTGCAATTTTACTCGGTAGGGGGCCGGAGAAATCGTTGGAACTCAGGTCCAAAACAAGTAGCTGCTCCGAAAATATGAATCTCGGCGAAATCTCATATTTCAGGCCATTGAAGGAGAGATTGAGCTCCTTCAAATTTCCCAGAGATGAAATGCAGGTGGGAATCCCTCCGACAATTGAGTTATTTGCGAGATTGAGGACTACGAGCGAATCTACTGAAGCAGAGAAGCAAGGAAGAGTTCCCGAAAGCTCGTTTGAAGCAAGATTAAGAGACACCAACGGTTGATGAAAATCCAAAAGCGTTCCGGACAAGAGATTGTAGGAAAGATCCAAATGTGTCAATGATTTCAAGTATAACAAGCTATCAGTAATCTCTCCGCCAAACGAATTCGACCCAAGATCCAGTCTCTGAAGATTTGATGAAAAGTTCCCAACCCATGAAGGAACTAGGCCTCCTAActcatcattttctctcagaacAAGCTCCTCCAGGAGATGAAGCTCCATTAGCTCATCTGGAATAACACCTTGAAGCCGATTTTGGGCGAGATCTAGGGTTTTAAGAGAATTTAAACTCCCAAAACACGAAGGGATTGAACCTGAGAAGTTGTTGCGAGACAGAACAAGTGTTTGTAGTGAGGATAGCTCGCACAAGCTCGGGTGAATCAGGCCAGAGAGGTTGAAGGAGCTGAAATTGATGGAAACCACCTTGTGGGTTCGGTTCTCACAGGTTATCCCTGTCCAATTGCTACATATGGGACTAACCCAAGTGGATAAGCTTTGGTTAGGATCGTTAATTGCTGACCTGAACTTGAGAAGTGAAGCTCTGTCTCTGGGATCGATATC
The sequence above is a segment of the Macadamia integrifolia cultivar HAES 741 unplaced genomic scaffold, SCU_Mint_v3 scaffold2705, whole genome shotgun sequence genome. Coding sequences within it:
- the LOC122067092 gene encoding receptor-like protein CLAVATA2 yields the protein MFWFVQIRTPLMAATMFTFFLPRKAPRLLHSSVILQFLCFNFLIAAIREPEFDIDPRDRASLLKFRSAINDPNQSLSTWVSPICSNWTGITCENRTHKVVSINFSSFNLSGLIHPSLCELSSLQTLVLSRNNFSGSIPSCFGSLNSLKTLDLAQNRLQGVIPDELMELHLLEELVLRENDELGGLVPSWVGNFSSNLQRLDLGSNSFGGEITDSLLYLKSLTHLDLSYNLLSGTLLDFHQPLVSLNLASNELSGTLPCFSASVDSLVVLNLANNSIVGGIPTCISSLGNLKELNLSFNGLKYEISPRFIFSEQLLVLDLSSNDFSGPLPSKIAATTEKSGLVLLDLSYNRFSGEIPVGITELKSLQALFLSHNLLTGEIPVRIGNLTYLQAIDLSFNSLSGSIPLNIVGCFQLLQLKLNSNNLSGEIQPELDALDSLKILDISNNKISGEIPLTLAGCKSLEIVDLSFNNLTGALNEAILKWSNLRSLSLAHNNFNGALPNWLFPFESLQFIDLSSNNFSGFIPDGNFNISSYFNSGECGTMPPLQRSVEIKVSVNLQGNHELGFEYRLLSQVGIDFSDNLIGGEIPTGLFGLQGLQYLNLSYNLLVGQIPANLRNLWNLETLDLSHNWISGQIPSSILDLRNLQLLNLSDNRLSGLVPSEKRFPRAFFGNPELCVNDMNSKGCRAERNFPVASGEMFEAEREKGLISGVVFWVSALVTFYGSVFAFFLTPRVRNYVLRPLRADF